From Zingiber officinale cultivar Zhangliang chromosome 5B, Zo_v1.1, whole genome shotgun sequence, the proteins below share one genomic window:
- the LOC121987149 gene encoding F-box/kelch-repeat protein At2g44130-like, producing the protein METELIPGLSDDVALQCLLRLPFYSISVARGVCRRWKRELSASSSFYRLRKAAGLARPIFIVLFLKMPSIFYYRWRLAFYEPATGAWGIRPLTDDDNLRGRQHCRHVVVVGRELVLVGGWDELRWYDTTEVNIYDLVTGDWRPGAPIPRPLNYNNCVAVGPQNVFVSGWKDDPSSTLVYDMATDTWMEYHVATQGPFWCPWPGFRSAADVAAHEEKMRYECQERDDQDEKVEVLTWCDGDKANLWRSLGLSPDDLTNYRRHFFVFQF; encoded by the coding sequence ATGGAGACCGAGCTAATTCCAGGGTTGTCGGACGATGTCGCTCTGCAGTGCCTCCTCCGCCTCCCCTTCTACTCCATCTCTGTTGCTCGGGGCGTCTGCAGGCGGTGGAAGCGCGAACTCTCAGCGTCATCGTCCTTCTATCGCCTCCGCAAAGCTGCCGGCCTCGCTCGTCCCATCTTCATTGTGCTCTTTTTGAAAATGCCTTCGATATTCTATTACAGGTGGCGTCTAGCCTTTTACGAGCCAGCCACGGGCGCCTgggggatccgaccgttgacagaCGACGACAACCTCCGCGGGAGGCAGCACTGCCGTCATGTTGTGGTTGTCGGGCGAGAACTGGTGCTGGTCGGCGGGTGGGACGAGTTGCGCTGGTATGACACTACCGAAGTCAACATCTACGATCTAGTCACCGGCGACTGGCGTCCCGGGGCTCCGATTCCGCGCCCCTTAAACTATAACAACTGCGTTGCCGTCGGGCCACAAAACGTGTTCGTATCCGGCTGGAAGGACGATCCATCGTCGACACTAGTTTACGACATGGCAACTGACACGTGGATGGAGTACCACGTGGCGACCCAGGGGCCGTTCTGGTGCCCGTGGCCGGGGTTCAGGTCGGCCGCCGACGTCGCTGCCCATGAGGAGAAAATGAGGTACGAATGCCAGGAGAGAGATGATCAGGACGAGAAAGTGGAGGTGCTCACATGGTGTGATGGTGACAAAGCGAACTTGTGGCGGAGCTTGGGACTGTCGCCGGACGACTTGACTAATTACCGCCGACACTTCTTTGTCTTCCAATTCTAA